One genomic segment of Ancylobacter sp. IITR112 includes these proteins:
- the murJ gene encoding murein biosynthesis integral membrane protein MurJ, which yields MIRSIFTVGGWTLLSRLTGFVRDIVMAAVLGAGPLADAFYIAFRLPNHFRSIFAEGAFNTAFIPAYARVKTVEGDAKARRFADGILTGVVLVQLAILAIALLATDWVVATLAPGLSDDPGRFALTVDFTRITFPYLGLIAVVTLVGGVLNANDRFWAAAAASILLNVAMVGTLSVAGLFPTAGHAAAWGVLISGFLQLGLLVFDAERHGLGLRFGRPRLDPETRAFLIALGPAIIGSAGVQLAIFADTIIASFLPEGAVAALFYADRINQLPIGVVGIAAGIVLLPEMSRRIAAEDFDGARFAQSRAIELTLLLVLPFLAAALTIPEVIMRGLFMRGAFTPEAAREAGATLAAYGIGLAPFVVVRAFMSPFYARGDTRTPVLATLGAAVVNIGLKVLLMGSLAQVGLAFATSVGGWITVIVLALLARWRGYECGDAQLLRAVPRLGLIFVALAATLVATAYLAPRGVGLLPHGRDEALLALCVVAGGLVYAVLALALFGRRYLVGLLRARR from the coding sequence ATGATACGCAGCATCTTCACGGTCGGCGGCTGGACGCTTCTCTCGCGGCTGACCGGTTTTGTGCGTGACATCGTCATGGCGGCGGTGCTCGGCGCCGGCCCGCTGGCGGATGCCTTCTACATCGCTTTCCGCCTGCCCAATCATTTCCGCTCCATCTTCGCCGAGGGCGCCTTCAACACCGCCTTCATCCCCGCCTATGCCCGGGTGAAGACGGTGGAGGGCGACGCCAAGGCGCGCCGCTTCGCCGACGGCATCCTCACCGGCGTGGTGCTGGTGCAATTGGCCATCCTTGCCATCGCCCTGCTCGCCACCGACTGGGTGGTGGCGACGCTCGCGCCCGGCCTGTCCGATGATCCCGGCCGATTCGCCCTCACGGTCGATTTCACCCGCATTACCTTCCCCTATCTCGGCCTCATCGCGGTGGTGACGCTGGTCGGCGGCGTGCTCAACGCCAATGACCGTTTCTGGGCGGCGGCGGCGGCGTCCATCCTGCTCAATGTCGCCATGGTCGGCACGCTCAGCGTCGCCGGCCTGTTTCCCACCGCCGGCCATGCCGCGGCCTGGGGAGTACTGATCTCCGGTTTCCTCCAGCTCGGTCTGCTGGTGTTCGATGCCGAACGCCACGGTCTCGGTCTGCGCTTCGGCCGGCCGCGGCTCGATCCGGAGACCCGCGCCTTCCTCATCGCCCTCGGCCCGGCGATTATCGGCTCGGCCGGCGTGCAACTGGCGATCTTCGCCGACACCATCATCGCCTCCTTCCTGCCGGAGGGGGCGGTGGCGGCGCTGTTTTATGCCGACCGCATCAACCAGTTGCCGATCGGCGTTGTCGGCATTGCCGCGGGCATCGTGCTGCTGCCGGAAATGTCGCGGCGCATCGCGGCGGAGGATTTCGACGGCGCGCGCTTCGCCCAGTCGCGTGCCATCGAACTGACGCTGCTGCTGGTTCTGCCCTTCCTCGCCGCAGCGCTGACCATCCCGGAGGTCATCATGCGCGGGCTGTTCATGCGCGGCGCCTTTACCCCGGAGGCCGCCCGCGAGGCGGGCGCCACGCTGGCGGCCTATGGCATTGGGCTGGCGCCTTTCGTCGTGGTGCGCGCCTTCATGTCGCCCTTCTATGCTCGCGGCGATACCCGTACCCCGGTGCTGGCGACGCTGGGAGCGGCGGTGGTCAATATCGGCCTCAAGGTGCTGCTGATGGGCTCGCTGGCCCAGGTGGGACTGGCCTTCGCCACCTCGGTCGGGGGCTGGATCACCGTGATCGTGCTCGCCCTGCTGGCGCGCTGGCGCGGCTATGAATGCGGCGATGCCCAATTGCTCCGGGCCGTCCCCCGGCTGGGGCTGATCTTCGTCGCGCTCGCCGCTACTCTGGTCGCCACTGCCTACCTCGCGCCGCGCGGGGTCGGCCTGCTTCCCCATGGCCGCGACGAGGCGCTTCTCGCCCTTTGCGTCGTGGCGGGCGGGCTCGTTTATGCGGTACTGGCTCTGGCGCTGTTCGGGCGCCGCTATCTCGTCGGGCTGCTGCGCGCTCGCCGCTGA
- a CDS encoding efflux RND transporter periplasmic adaptor subunit: MITALPRLSLVALSLAAVALAGCSEQNQGQQAGAPPPPTVTVAHPTTRSITDYDEYVGRFAAVDLVNVYARVSGYLEKVAFTDGQLVKQGDLLFTIDKRPFQVAHDQAEANLERAQADLDFATSDLQRAQTLIDDKSSNAISKQAYDQRLQSERTARASVAAAKAALQAAQLDLDFTDLKAPVTGRIGDRKVSVGNLVTGGSGGTNTNTLLATIVSLDPIYFEFTYDEASYLRYQRMAKELGGKGLSIPVKLGLIDEKGFPHEGTLDFVDNRISEDTGTIRGRATFANPNGAFTPGMFGRIQIPSSAPHEAVLVPDVAIGTEQTRKFVYVMQPGDKPQAPQMKYVTLGRAYDGQRVINSGLSKDDLVVVNGLMRIRPGAQVVGKMEAPAAPPAGAGAAADGKASTTTTAN; the protein is encoded by the coding sequence ATGATCACCGCGCTGCCGCGTCTTTCCCTCGTTGCGCTCTCCCTGGCCGCTGTGGCGCTGGCGGGCTGCTCCGAGCAGAATCAGGGGCAGCAGGCGGGCGCACCTCCGCCGCCTACCGTGACGGTCGCCCATCCCACCACGCGCAGCATCACCGATTACGACGAATATGTCGGACGCTTCGCCGCGGTGGATCTGGTGAATGTGTATGCGCGTGTTTCCGGTTATCTCGAGAAGGTGGCGTTCACCGACGGCCAGTTGGTCAAGCAGGGCGACCTGCTGTTCACCATCGACAAACGGCCGTTCCAGGTGGCGCATGACCAGGCCGAGGCCAATCTCGAGCGCGCCCAGGCCGATCTCGATTTCGCCACTTCCGACCTGCAGCGCGCGCAGACGCTGATCGACGACAAGAGCTCCAACGCCATCTCCAAACAGGCCTATGACCAGCGTCTGCAAAGCGAGCGCACGGCGCGCGCCAGCGTGGCGGCGGCAAAGGCGGCGCTGCAGGCGGCGCAGCTCGATCTCGATTTCACCGATCTGAAGGCACCCGTCACCGGTCGTATCGGCGACCGCAAAGTGTCGGTCGGCAATCTCGTCACCGGTGGCTCGGGCGGCACCAACACCAACACGCTGCTTGCCACCATTGTCTCGCTGGACCCGATCTATTTCGAGTTCACCTATGACGAGGCGTCCTATCTGCGCTACCAGCGCATGGCGAAGGAGCTGGGCGGCAAGGGGCTGTCGATCCCGGTCAAGCTCGGGCTGATCGACGAGAAGGGCTTCCCGCATGAGGGCACGCTCGACTTCGTCGACAACCGCATCAGCGAGGATACCGGCACCATCCGCGGCCGCGCCACCTTTGCCAATCCGAACGGCGCCTTCACCCCGGGCATGTTCGGTCGTATCCAGATTCCCTCTTCCGCCCCGCACGAGGCGGTGCTGGTGCCGGATGTGGCCATCGGCACGGAGCAGACCCGCAAATTCGTCTATGTCATGCAGCCTGGCGACAAGCCGCAGGCGCCGCAGATGAAGTATGTCACGCTCGGCCGCGCCTATGACGGCCAGCGCGTCATCAATAGCGGCCTCTCGAAGGACGATCTCGTCGTCGTCAACGGGCTGATGCGCATTCGCCCCGGCGCGCAGGTGGTGGGCAAGATGGAGGCCCCGGCGGCGCCGCCGGCCGGCGCGGGAGCGGCGGCGGACGGCAAGGCTTCCACGACGACCACCGCCAACTGA